AAATGAAATTAATGAAGTAATGAGAAATGCATCCATCTATATTACTAAAGATAGATTGGAGGAAATCATGAATATTGAAAGCCGAATTCATCTTTACAAAGATAAATTCGGCCTGAAAAGCGATGATCAACTATTTTATGATGGTCTTAAAAATTTATTTCAGCACGCTAGAGATTTAATTGATGATGAAGAATTATTTTTTCAAGAAACCGTTCAGACTATAAAAAATTATAGTTGGCTTCCAACTTTTATATAGCTTTTTTTACAAATCCGGAGCGAATACAACGAGTGCAGACTTTTACTCTCTTTATCGATCCGGTTTTTTCATCAACACAGCGTAATTTTTGAAGATTTGGATACCACACCGCTGCCGTTTTATTATTAGCATGGCTCACCAAGTTGCCAACAGACGGCTTTTTACCGCATACTTCA
The sequence above is a segment of the Deltaproteobacteria bacterium HGW-Deltaproteobacteria-2 genome. Coding sequences within it:
- the rpmB gene encoding 50S ribosomal protein L28 — encoded protein: MSRVCEVCGKKPSVGNLVSHANNKTAAVWYPNLQKLRCVDEKTGSIKRVKVCTRCIRSGFVKKAI